The DNA sequence CGCATAATGTTGGTGGGCATCTTGGCTATAACAAGGATGGTTGTTAATTTTTTGCAAGATGCTAGCATGAAGTTCATTTTGGGTGTTTGTGGATGATGTACAAGAACAACTCATGTGCGATCCTTTAGAATTTCTTTACTCTAAAGTTTGCACAAAGTGTTCCTTAGAAAAGGAACGGTTAGTCTTTTAACTCCTGATAAATCGTACGAATTCTTTCAATATTTTCATTAAAAAGAGTTATTAAAGCAGGGTCAAAATGAGTACCGCTATTTTCGTTGAGTAGGGCATGTGCTTTTTCAAAACTCCACGGTTCTTTGTAAGGGCGAACCGATATAAGCGCGTCAAAAACATCGGCAATGGCAACAATACGACCAAAAATAGAGATTTCCTCGCCTTTTTTTGCATGAGGGTAACCACTACCATCCCACTTTTCGTGATGCTCAAGTGCAATGAGTGCGGCCGCTTTAAGGTACTCGTTCTCTTCATCAAAGAGAAGATCATGTCCGAGTTGTGAGTGTGTTTTCATAATCTCAAACTCTTCAAAGCTCAGTTTATCGGGTTTGAGCATAATTTTATCGGCAATGCCAATTTTGCCTGCATCGTGCATAGGAGCGGCTAATTCAATTTTATAGATATCATCTTTATTTAAGCCATACTTTTCGGCTAAAAGGGCACTGTAAAGTCCGACACGTTTAGTGTGTTTAGAGGTTTCTTGGTCTTTAAATTCAGCAGCAGATGCTAGTTTATTGATAATTTTCGTTTGTGTGTCTCGCAGTTTGTCATACAAAATCGCATTTTCTATGGCGGATGCCGCGTAGTTGGAGATAAGCAGCAAAAGTTCAGCATCTGAGTTGGTAAAAATGCCATCTTTTTTATTCAGCGCTTGGAAAACACCAATGGTATTTTCTTGGTTGTCAAGAAGCGGAACAGCAAGAATAGTATGTGTAAGATAGCCTGTTTTTTTATCTACATCTTGATTAAAGCGATAGTCATTGTAAGCGTCAACAACAATTTGAATCTCTTTTGAGAGAGCAGCATTGCCAGCAACGCCTTTTTTTGTGCTAATGCGGATAGGTTCAGTTCCGTGTGCCACTTTAGACCAGAGTTCTTCTTTATGTGCATCGTGAACGAAGATAGAACAACGATCCGCTTGTAGAATGTCCCTTGCAAAATTTGCAATGGATTCTAAAACATCATTCAAACTTTTAGTTTTGTTAATGACTTTGCCAAAGTCTAATAAAATAGCAAGTTGTTTTTCCGCTGAGTTCATAGGTGTCTCTTAATGGAATTAATGTAGAGTATTATAACAAAAGTTTCAAAATATTATTTGCAAAATTATTAGCTTTATGTATAATACAAAAATAAGATAAGGTTTGGAGTAGTTATTACAATGCAAAAGAAAATTAAAGTCCTCTTGATCGAAGATGACTATGAGGCGGCAGGACAGGTCGCGCAGTATTTGGAAAGTGTAGGTTTTGAATTAGATATTTCAGAGACAGCCGTTGATGGTCTTTTAAAGCTTTCTGCTCAACATTATGATATTTTGTTGTTAGATCTTAGCCTCCCTGATTTTAGTGGATTCGAAGTGATTAAACAAATCAACAATCAAAATATTATTCCTATTATTGTATTGAGCTCGCATTCTAATCTCGAAGCTAAAGTGCAGGCATTTCGTTTTGGCGTTGATGACTACTTGTGTAAGCCGTTTATGCTCGAAGAACTCGAAGTTCGCATGTGGGCGATTTTGAAACGCTGTTCCATGATTAAACTTGAATTTAATAAAAATAATCTTGCCATAGATTATAATAACCAAACGATTTTACTCAATCAAAAGCCCGTTTCACTGACAGCCATTGAGTATAAAATCCTTTCTTTCCTCATAGAGAACAAAAATAGAGTTGTTTATCGTAATGTTTTAGCAATTCATCTCTCGTCTTTGAGTTCACCGCAATCTTTAAACTACCATATTCAAAACATTCGCAAAAAGCTTGGAGATGATCCAAAAAAGCCACGTTATATCATGACTGAGTATGGAACAGGATACCGTTTAGTGTTATAAAAGCGTTACATTCCTTATAATCCTCATAAGAAACTGATAATAAGCCATATTTTTGGAGTATAATCAAACTATTGATCCGAAAATATGAGGCAAATGATGGATACATCAGCAATGCAGAGTTTAAAATCTCGCTGTAAAAACATGCGAATTTTATACATTGAAGACGACGAAGTTACACGAAAGTATACCCATTCTATTTTAAGTGAGTTTTTTGATTTTGTTGATATTGCCAGCGATGGGCAAAGTGGTTACGATATGTTTGTCGATGCCGAGATCGCGATTCCTCATTTAGGTCTTACCCAAGAGCTTAACACACAACGTTACAACCTTGTTATTACAGACATTAAAATGCCAAAAATGGATGGCATTGCTCTGATTGCTAAGATTCGTAAAATTTGTAAAGAGACGGCTATTATTGTCACGTCAGCACATAATGATGCGGAGTATTTGATCGAGACGATTCGCTTGGGTGTGGACGGTTACATTTTAAAGCCCATAGAACTTGACCAACTCTTAGATTCCCTTGCTTCAACGATTGAGACGATTTTAATTAAAGAAGAACATAGGGCTTACACGAGCTCACTCAAGCAGACCATTGCGTTACAACAGTCTGCACTTGAGGAACAACTTCATACCGATGCACTAACCAAATTGCCTAATAAAAATACGTTGGATCGTATATTAGAGCAGATCCAGCCTGTTGAAGTTCCCTCCCTTTTTCTCATTAACATTGATAATTTTAAAAATTACAATAAACTTTATGGCATTGATGCGGGGAATGAAATATTAGTAGAATTTGCACACCATCTTAAGGCCATTGCTACCTCTCTTTGTTATGATGTTTTTCGTATCTCTTCAAATGAATTCGTCATGCTTCGCCTTGATACACAACTAGACCCTGAAAAAATCTACGAAGATGTGACGCAAACCCTTGAAGTCCTTGATGGCATTGAGATTAAAGTGAAAGAACTGAATGA is a window from the Sulfurospirillum oryzae genome containing:
- a CDS encoding HD domain-containing phosphohydrolase, with the translated sequence MNSAEKQLAILLDFGKVINKTKSLNDVLESIANFARDILQADRCSIFVHDAHKEELWSKVAHGTEPIRISTKKGVAGNAALSKEIQIVVDAYNDYRFNQDVDKKTGYLTHTILAVPLLDNQENTIGVFQALNKKDGIFTNSDAELLLLISNYAASAIENAILYDKLRDTQTKIINKLASAAEFKDQETSKHTKRVGLYSALLAEKYGLNKDDIYKIELAAPMHDAGKIGIADKIMLKPDKLSFEEFEIMKTHSQLGHDLLFDEENEYLKAAALIALEHHEKWDGSGYPHAKKGEEISIFGRIVAIADVFDALISVRPYKEPWSFEKAHALLNENSGTHFDPALITLFNENIERIRTIYQELKD
- a CDS encoding response regulator transcription factor is translated as MQKKIKVLLIEDDYEAAGQVAQYLESVGFELDISETAVDGLLKLSAQHYDILLLDLSLPDFSGFEVIKQINNQNIIPIIVLSSHSNLEAKVQAFRFGVDDYLCKPFMLEELEVRMWAILKRCSMIKLEFNKNNLAIDYNNQTILLNQKPVSLTAIEYKILSFLIENKNRVVYRNVLAIHLSSLSSPQSLNYHIQNIRKKLGDDPKKPRYIMTEYGTGYRLVL